CCCGCCTTATGTCCACGGCACACGTTCAAAGGGTAGCACTGACGTTTACGGCGTGGAAATGGGAGACCACGATCACCGCCAGCTTGCAATCTTGCTTAATAGCTGCAAGGCTAGGGTCGTGCTGAGTGGCTATCCTTCACCACTTTATGACGATCTTTACAAAGGGTGGCGATGCGTCGAGTTCGACATTGCGAACCACGCTGCGGGCGGCAAGACCAAATCACGCGAGAGGGAATGCCTTTGGATGAATTTCTAGGAGGTCCGAGCGATGGCAGAGCTTGTTACGTGCCATTGGTGCCACCAACCGGCCGAACCGGATGACATCTGCGAGACGTGTGGCGGCTGTGCAGTGTGTTGCTGGGAAGACGCACATTGCCACATCTGCGGCCAGTCGATGGTAATGTGTATGGAATCTTATTGTGGCGGGAATGAGACACTCGACGCCGAGCGAAACTGACGCATTTCTTGGCCGGCTGCCCCGCTGCCGCTTTCAACTCAGCCTGCGGACATTGCTGATCGTCGTGACGGCGGCATTTGCCACCTGCTAAGATGCCGGCATGGACGAGAAGCCCCGCGAGCCGCTCCATAAGCGGAATTACATCTGCCGAGAATGTGGCAAGATTCGCCGAGCACCGGCGCATTTTGTGCCAAACGGGCCATCGCCTCCGGAATGCTGCGCCGACAAAATGAAGCTGCTCGACCATCAGCAGACCGTCGCGGCGAACCGCCTGACTGCAAAAGAGCGCGTCGATTGGCTGCTTGGTGGCGGTAGGGTCGTTAAGGCGCGGGGAACTCGCCAATGGAAGCCGGGCTGATAGTCTGTGCCCTCGTCCACCCACCAGCACATTGTTCACCCAGCAAAGATATCTCAGTTCTCGAACCTGAAATCTCCCCCCATGACGACTGCAGCATCCAAAACCGCTTCGCGATTTGCCACGCTCCGATGGCTGGGCGGGACCGACGGGCATTTGCGGCTGATCGATCAGACGCGGTTGCCGGGAGAGCTGGTCGAGATAGATTGCTACGACGTCGAGGCGGTCTGGGAGGCGATTCGCTCGTTGCGGGTGCGCGGCGCGCCGGCGATTGCGATGGCCGCCGCGTATGGCGTTTGCCTCGGATTGCAGCAGGCGGCGAGCGGCGATGAAGCGACGTTCTTCGCCCGCTTCGACGAGGTGGCCAGTTACTTGGCGTCGAGCCGTCCGACCGCGGTCAATCTCTTCTGGGCGCTGGAACGGCTGCGGCGAGTGGCGGAGAGCGGCCGCCGGACGACCACACGATCCGACAGATCGCAAGACAGACTCATCTCCCTCCGGGAGAGGTTGGGTGAGGGGAAGGCGGCGCGTGGCGGCGATTCCCCTCACCCCGGCCCTCTCCCAGAGGGAGAGGGAGAAGCGTTCTCACCGGCCGCGATCCTGCGAGAGCTGCTCGACGAAGCCCACGCCATTGTCGAAGAGGATCGCCAAGTCTGCCGCGCGATTGGCCGGCATGGCGCCGAGTTGCTCGCCGATGGTCAAGGAGTTTTGACACATTGCAACGCGGGCGGCCTGGCCACTGCCGATTATGGTACGGCGTTGGCCGTATTCTTCACGGCTCACGAATCCGGCAAGCGGCTGCATGTTTACGCGGACGAGACCCGCCCGCTATTGCAAGGCGCTCGGCTCACAGCCTGGGAGCTGCAACAACGCGGGATTGATGTCACCTTGATTTGCGATTCGATGGCGGCCAAAGTGATGCGCGAGGGACGGGTTCAGGCGGTTGTCACTGGGGCGGACCGGATCGCCGCGAATGGCGACACGGCGAACAAAATCGGCACGTATGGAGTTGCGATCCTGGCCGCGGCCCACGACATTCCCTTCTACATCGCCGCGCCACTCAGCACGTTCGACCTTTCGATCGCCTCGGGCGAGCAAATCCCGATCGAGCAGCGCAGCCCGGAAGAGATCACTCATGGCTTCGGCCGCCGAACTGCCCCGGAAGGGATCGATGTCTATAACCCGGCCTTTGACGTTACCCCGGCCCACTTGATCCGCGCCATCATCTGCGAGCGCGGCCTGATCCAACCAGTCACGCGCGAACGGATCGCGCAAGTCGTCGTTGGTTAAAGCTTCGCAACAAATCGAGGATTTTCGACACTTGTCAACGATCCGTTTCGTACTTTGCCCTTCGGCCTTCGTACTTCCCTAATCCCTCGCCCCTCATCCCTGGCCCCTTTTTCATGGCTCGCTGGCCCCGACACGTTTGGACGACGATTTTTACCTATCTGGTGATCTTCATCGGTTTTCCACTGCTTTGCCTGTTAGCTCACGCCTGGGTGCGCGGATGGCACTGAAACCAGCGCTTGAAAAGCGATTGGCCGAATTTGGCCAGCAAGATCTGCTCGCCTTTTGGGATGAGTTGAGCGAGGCGGAGCGTCGCGGGCTGGCCGAGCAAATCGCGCAGGTGGATTTCTCCACGATCGCCGACTTGACGAAACGGCAACAGCAAGCGGCCGACTTCGCAGCGCTGGCGGCCAGAGCTGAGACCCCCCAGGCATTTCGCTTGGGCGCTAGCGACAATCAGTTCACGCCCGCCCAGGCGCGCGAGGCAGGGGCCGCAGCGCTGGCTCGCGGCGAAGTTGGGGCAATCCTTGTTGCCGGCGGACAAGGGACTCGTCTCGGATTTCCGCATCCCAAGGGGATGTTTGCGATCGGCCCGGTCTCGCGCGCTCCTCTGTTTCAAGTCTTGTTCGAGAAGCTGTTAGCGATCGGGCGGCGCCACAAAACGCGCCTGCCGCTATATCTGATGACCAGCCCCGCCACGCATGCCGAGACGGTCGCCTATCTCGGCGAGAAGCAACGATTCGGTTTGGCGGCAGACGATGTGCATTTCTTCTCCCAAGCCCAGATGCCGGCTGTTGAAATCGGCACAGGCCGACTGCTACTGGAAGACAAAGCTCGCCTGGCACTCAGCCCGGATGGACATGGCGGCATGCTCGCGGCACTGGCCAAGAGCGGCGGCCTAGCCGACATGGCCCGCCGTGGGCTGCGGCGCCTGTTCTATTTCCAGGTGGACAATCCGTTGACGACGGTCTGCGACGCCGAGTTCATCGGCTATCACATGCTGGCCCGCTCCGAAATGACGCTGCAAGTGGTGGCGAAGCGCTATCCGCTGGAGCGCGTGGGGAATGTCGTCTCGGTCGATGGGCGGCTGCAAATCATCGAATACAGCGATCTGCCCGAATCGGTCGCGGTGCTCAAGAATCCCGACGGCTCGCTGCGCTTCTGGGCGGGCAGCATCGCCGTGCATCTGTTCGACCTCGCGTTTCTCGAACGGATGCAGCACGACGCCGGCGGGCTGCCGTTTCACATCGCCCGCAAGAAGGTCGCTCACATCGACTCGGCTGGGAACCGAATCGAGCCGCAATCGCCGAACGCGATCAAATTCGAGCGGTTCATCTTCGATCTGCTCCCTCATGCGGCTCGTTCTACGATTGTCGAGATCGATCCGGCCATAGGTTTCGCGCCGGTGAAAAACGCCCCTGGCGAAAAACAGGACACAGCCGCGACGGCCCAAGCGGCGCTGATCGCCCTGCACACGGGCTGGCTTCGCGAAGCGGGCGCGGTCGTTGCGGCGGGCACGCCAGTCGAGATCAGCCCGCTATTCGCCCTGGATGCCACCGATCTTGCCGGAAAGCTTGCTCCCGGTTTGCCCGTGACTCAGCCGACGTGCTTCTCCTAGATTAGAGCCGGAATTAAGAACCCAGGCGAAAGAACGAGCAAACGGTTCCCCAACCCGCCATTTAGACCAGTTGCAAGCCGCCAGGGCCATGTCGACCGCGCCGTTGCCGACCTTTTGCGTCGAATTGGTCAAGCCTGACGGCGCCGTTCGGGAATCTCGCGATCACTTCCAGTTCGCCGCCCAAGGCCCTAACAATCCGGCGGAGCGTCGAAATCTGCATGTCAGATTGTTTTTCCAGCTTGGATAGGCTCGGTTGCTTGATCCCGATCAAGTCCGCGATCTGTTTTTGGCTCTTGCCAGCGAGTTCCCGAATCTCACTCAGCAGTAGTTCTCGCAGCAATTCCCGCTCACGAGCAGCCGCTCGCTGCCGGGTTGATTTCGTGGTCGTCCGTCGGACCAATTCATCGAATGATTTTGCCATGTTACTTCTCTTTTTTCTTGGCCTTGATTGTCGCCAAATGCGCGTTGTAGCCCATAGGCAATGGTGGTTCAATAGCCTTTAGGCTATACCGGTTGCATGTCAGGGACCGCGCTAAGCCCGTTTCTCACCTAGCCGCCAAGATTCCAACCGTATTGAGCATGACGCCTCGCCCCGATTTTGCAAAAATAGACAATGACAAAGTGAAGTTCGGCGTCTGACTTGCGCACGGCTTCGATATTCCTCATTCTGCATTTCTTTGACCGCCATTTATGCTTCACGCCGTAATCATGGCCGGCGGTTCCGGCACTCGATTTTGGCCCGAGAGCCGAGCCGATCGGCCAAAGCAATTGCTTGCGCTCACTGGGCCGCGGTCGATGATCCAAGAAACGATCGATCGGCTGGGGAGCTTGGTTCCACCGGAATGCACGCTCGTGGTCACCGCCGCGCGTCTGGAAGAGGCGATGCGACGGCAGTTGCCGAATCTGCCGCCCGACGCCATCATCGGCGAGCCGTGCAAGCGCGACACGGCCCCTTGCATCGGGTTGGCGGCGTTTCGCGTCAGCCGCGACGATCCCGACGCCACGCTCGTCGTGATGCCGGCCGATCACGTGATTTCGCCCGCCGACGAATTTCAACAGGCCATCGTGCAAGCCGCTCGGCTGGTCGAGCAGGCGCCGGACCAGATCGTCACGTTCGGCATCCGCCCGACCTATCCGGCCGAGAGCTTCGGTTATATCGAGCGTGGCGATGCGCTCGATGAGCCGGGCACGTTCGCGGTCGCGCGGTTCCGCGAGAAGCCACCGTTGAGCGTTGCTAAAGAGTATCTGGCGGCGGGCAACTTTTACTGGAACTCCGGCATCTTCATCTGGAAAGCCCGCACGATCCTTGAAGCGCTCGATCGCCACGAGCCGGAAATGCACGGCCATCTGCGGACGATCGCGGCGGCCGAGGGAACGGCCGCTTTCGCCGCGGTTTTTGCCCGCGAGTTCGCCGCGATTCGCGGCGTGTCGATCGACTATGCGGTGATGGAGAAAGCCCGCAACGTGGCGGTGATCGAAGCGCCGTTCGAGTGGGACGACGTGGGAAGCTGGCACGCCATCGCCAGGCTCCGCGGCGCCGACGCTCAGGGGAACACGATCTGCGGCAAACATCTTGGGCTGAACACCGAGGGGACGATCGTGCGCTCGACCGACGATCATCTCATCGTGACGCTCGGTCTCAAAGATTGCATTGTGGTCCACACGCCCGACGCAACACTCGTGGCCAACCGCCGCGACGAAGAATCAATTCGCCAGATCGTGAAGCTACTCGAGGAGCGCGGATGGCGAGAGTATCTGTAGGGATGAGTGGTGAGGGGCGAGGGACTTGCAAGCGGCAGCTCGGCGCAGCGGTGAAACTATGAACGTATCTGAAGCGCACGATCTGTGCCGAAAGCAACACCCACCGCGCGGCGCTGCTTCTCTCACCCCTTGCACCTCGCCCCTCACCCCGGTACTCGTGGTTCTCGCGGCGTTCGTTGTTTGCCGTGACGCTGCGGCCGCCGATCCGCCGGACAAAGCCAGCAAGCCGAACGTGGCGACGCCGACGCTCGGCGGCATGCAATTCTGGACCGATGAGTTGCTGTTTCGCGATTGGCGCATCCAACGCAACGTGCTTACCGGCAACTATCGGCTGCTCGATGAGGGCGACGTCCGCCGCGCGTGGGGGTCGTTCGCGGTTTGCCGCGCCAAGCTCGATGAGATCAGACTCGACGATCTCAAGCGCGACGTGACCAAGCGCGATCGGTCGCTGGAGCCGATGCGCGGCAAGGTCGTGATCCTGCTGCACGGCCTCGGCCGAACTCGCTCCTCGACTCGCCACCTGGCCAAGTTCCTCAGCGAGCAGAGCGATTTCACCGTCTTGCAATTCGGCTACGCGAGCACTCGCGCCGACGTGGCCGAACATGCCAAGAGCCTTGCGCGCGTGATCGAGAACCTCGGGCCAGTCGAGGAAATCGACTTCGTCGCCCATAGCCTCGGCAATCTAGTCGTGCGGCATTATCTCGGCGACGAAATCGAGCGGACCGAGGGACATCGCGCCGATCCGCGGATCAAACGGATCGTGATGCTCGCTCCGCCGAACAACGGCGCGAAGCTCGCGCAGCTCTTGGGAGACAACAAGCTGTTCAAATCGATCGCCGGTCCGCCGGGGAGCGAATTGGGGCGGCATTGGACTGAACTGGAAAGGCATCTGGCGATCCCGACCTGCGAATTCGGGATCATCGCCGGCGGCCGCGGCGAGGAGCACGGCCACAATCCGCTCTTGCAAGCGGACGACGATCTGATCGTAACCGTTTCTGAAACAAAACTGCCCGGCGCGCAGGATTTTCTCGTTTTGCCGGCCTTTCACACTTTCATCATGGACGAGCCTAAAGTGCAGGAAGCGACGCTCCGCTTCCTGCTGCACGGCTATTTCGAATCCGAGACCGACCGCCATCCGTTGGCCCGCGATGAAGCAAGTCGGGACATTCCATGACGTCGCGTCGATCGGCCGCTGACAAATCGACCCCGGGCCGCTTGGCCGGAATCGACTACGGCACCGTGAGGATCGGGATCGCCGTGACCGATCCGGAGCAACGATTGGCTAGCCCGTTTGAGAACTACACGCGCCGCGGGGAAGCGGCGGACGCGGCCTATTTCAAACGCCTGGCCGCCGACGAACGGATCGCGCGGTTCGTCGTCGGATTGCCGATCCACCTCGACGGCCGCGAGAGTCAGAAGTCGGCGGAGGCGCGGAAGTTCGGCGCTTGGCTGGAGCAGACTACTGGCGTCCCGGTCGTGTTCTTCGATGAACGGTTCACCTCCGCCGAGGCCGAACATCATCTGACTGCCGCAAAGATGACCAAGAAAAAGCGCAGGGCGCGGCTCGACAAGCTGGCGGCACAGATTCTACTCGCAGCGTATCTGGAGTCCGGAGAACGCGGAAGGGCGCGACCAGAGGGATTGGACGATTGAGAACGTGTTTTGACAGGATTAACGGGATTAGCTTTGGATGGGCCTCTGCTTGTGAGCGGCGGCCTTGATTGAGTTCCTCGTATGACCAAGTTGATCCTCGGTTGCGGGTATCTTGGGTTGCGTGTCGCGCGTCGGTGGCTCGAGGCGGGAGAGGTCGTTCACGCCGTGACGCGCTCGCCCGAGCGCGCCGCCGAGTTCGCTCGGCAAGGATTGAAGCCGATCGTGGCCGATGTCGCCGAGCCGGATATGCTCGCCGGCCGATTGCCCGAGGCCGAAACCGTGCTCTACGCGATCGGCTACGACAGTCGCGCCGGCCGGTCGCGCGAGGAAGTCCAACTCGCGGGGCTCGAATCCGTCCTGGATGCGCTGCCGCCGCGGACTGGTCGGCTCGTTTACATCAGCTCCACCGGAGTGTATGGACAAATGAGCGGCGAGTGGGTGAATGAAGATTCGCCGTGCCTGCCGACGCGCGAGGCTGGCCGCGTCGCGCTGGCTGCCGAGGAACTGCTCGCCCGGCATCCGCTGGGCGAACGGACGTTTGCGCTGCGTTTGGCCGGAATCTACGGTCCCGACAGAATCCCACACCGCGGCGACCTTATGGCCGGCCGGCCGATTTCCGCCATGTTGGAGAGCTATCTTAATCTGATCCACGTGGACGACGCGGCCGCAGCCGTTTTGGCTGCCGAAGCGCACGGCCAGCCGCCGCGAATGTTTCTGGTATCGGACGGCCATCCAGTGCGGCGCTCCGATTGGTTTGCGGAACTGGCCCGCCTCTTCGCCGCCCCGCCGCCGCGTTTCGAGCCGCCTTCGCCCGAAGCGCTTGCCGCAAGCCGCTCGGGAACCGACAAGCGGATTTCTAACGCCCGGATCGCATCGGAATTGCACTTTTCTCCGCGATACCCGTCGTATCGCGAGGGGCTGGCATCGATCGTGCGCGAGCTGGACACCATAGACGATTCTTAACCCCGGTCGCTCGGCCGCGCCTTGCCTGCATCTCATCGCCCTTCTACAATCCGTTTCATACTTGGCACGTGTTGCTTGCGCGCCAACCGGTTTCCGACGCTCCCAGCAGGCGCGCTCCGATTCGCCCTTCGGTCTGAGCCTCAGGGTCGAAGACAAGCAAACCGGCTAACGAGCGATTTCCCGACCTCCGACCTCCGTTTTTCGACCTCTGATGCTCGCCCGCAAGCCCGTCTTTCCTCATGTGATCGAGATCAACCACCAGGCCGGGCAACGGCTGGGGTGCAATGTCTATTTGATCTTTGACGCCAATGAATGGGTCTTGGTCGATGTCGGCTTCCAGGACACGGCCGATGAGATTCTCGAGCTGATTCGGCAGCTTGATTTCCCGTTCTCCAACTGCAAGGCGATCATCGCCACGCATGCCGACGTCGATCACATCCAGGGCCTGGCCCATTTCAAGCAAGCGCTCAAGACGACCGTCTCGGGCCACCGGCTGTCGGCCGAGGCGCTCGCCAAAGGGGACCTGATCAAGACGTTTGCCGAAATCGACGCCCAGAACATCCACATGGAAATGCCGCCGGTGCAGTTCGAGCAGCTCATCGACGAGGGGGACGCCGTCGCGGTCGGCGGCCAGCGGCTCGAGGTCTGGCACACGCCGGGTCACACCGACAGCCAGCTTTCCTTCCGCCTGGGCAATCTGCTCTTCAGCGGCGACAATATCTATCGCGACGGCTGCGTGGGGGCGATCGACGCCCACCACGGCAGCGACATCCCCTCTTTCATCCGCAGCCTGAAGCGCATCCGAGCCAGCGACATCGAGTGGCTCCTGCCCAGCCACGGCCCGATCTTCCGCAAGGACAACGCGCTCTTGGACAAAGCGATCACCCGCCTCGAAACCTATCTCCACATGGCCGACTTCGGCACCTGCGCCATCGACTGGCCGCTCTTGGAGCAATGGGACAAGGAACTGGCGGGAGGGCAGATGCCGGAGTAATGTACCGGCAAATGAACAGCGTCGAATTGAGTCGCGCGCCAATTCGGCGGTTATAATCAATCGAAGGATCCGATCGGGAGGACTTGGTGGCCTCAAGAAAAAGAGTTGGCAAACACCAGCAGTGGAAATGCACGACAAAACCGCGCGGAAGTTGCCCCGCACAATGCCAGAACATCTTTACGGGATTCGGTCTGACGTTTCAGGACGCTAGAACTGCTTCAGAATCATCGTGCCAATCCGCTGGCTGCCATACGCCGGGCGGTAAGCCGTTCGGTTGCGACTGCGGGCACACAACGTGCAAACAAAGGCCGAATTGAAATGAAAGAGACACGGCCATGAGATTGAATCGGGTATTCAGATTTGTCGACGACGACCTCAATCAGGCGCTCATCACGCTAATCAGGAAAGCTCGAATCGAACATACCGTTGATACGGGCGGGGCTGTTCGCTATTCGCCTGGCGACCAGGATGTCGTGGAGAATAAACTGATTTGCAAAATTCGCGACAAAGTGTTTGGTTCGTGGCAAATCCTGACTTGCCCCAAGGAATGGATCGAGACGTACAAGCGATACATGGAAGTACACGGAATTCCATTTGAGGAAGAGCTTGCCGATGGCAAATCGTGGTTTCTCATTCCGCGAAAAT
The window above is part of the Pirellulales bacterium genome. Proteins encoded here:
- the mtnA gene encoding S-methyl-5-thioribose-1-phosphate isomerase — encoded protein: MTTAASKTASRFATLRWLGGTDGHLRLIDQTRLPGELVEIDCYDVEAVWEAIRSLRVRGAPAIAMAAAYGVCLGLQQAASGDEATFFARFDEVASYLASSRPTAVNLFWALERLRRVAESGRRTTTRSDRSQDRLISLRERLGEGKAARGGDSPHPGPLPEGEGEAFSPAAILRELLDEAHAIVEEDRQVCRAIGRHGAELLADGQGVLTHCNAGGLATADYGTALAVFFTAHESGKRLHVYADETRPLLQGARLTAWELQQRGIDVTLICDSMAAKVMREGRVQAVVTGADRIAANGDTANKIGTYGVAILAAAHDIPFYIAAPLSTFDLSIASGEQIPIEQRSPEEITHGFGRRTAPEGIDVYNPAFDVTPAHLIRAIICERGLIQPVTRERIAQVVVG
- a CDS encoding UTP--glucose-1-phosphate uridylyltransferase; protein product: MALKPALEKRLAEFGQQDLLAFWDELSEAERRGLAEQIAQVDFSTIADLTKRQQQAADFAALAARAETPQAFRLGASDNQFTPAQAREAGAAALARGEVGAILVAGGQGTRLGFPHPKGMFAIGPVSRAPLFQVLFEKLLAIGRRHKTRLPLYLMTSPATHAETVAYLGEKQRFGLAADDVHFFSQAQMPAVEIGTGRLLLEDKARLALSPDGHGGMLAALAKSGGLADMARRGLRRLFYFQVDNPLTTVCDAEFIGYHMLARSEMTLQVVAKRYPLERVGNVVSVDGRLQIIEYSDLPESVAVLKNPDGSLRFWAGSIAVHLFDLAFLERMQHDAGGLPFHIARKKVAHIDSAGNRIEPQSPNAIKFERFIFDLLPHAARSTIVEIDPAIGFAPVKNAPGEKQDTAATAQAALIALHTGWLREAGAVVAAGTPVEISPLFALDATDLAGKLAPGLPVTQPTCFS
- a CDS encoding helix-turn-helix transcriptional regulator produces the protein MAKSFDELVRRTTTKSTRQRAAARERELLRELLLSEIRELAGKSQKQIADLIGIKQPSLSKLEKQSDMQISTLRRIVRALGGELEVIARFPNGAVRLDQFDAKGRQRRGRHGPGGLQLV
- a CDS encoding mannose-1-phosphate guanylyltransferase; protein product: MLHAVIMAGGSGTRFWPESRADRPKQLLALTGPRSMIQETIDRLGSLVPPECTLVVTAARLEEAMRRQLPNLPPDAIIGEPCKRDTAPCIGLAAFRVSRDDPDATLVVMPADHVISPADEFQQAIVQAARLVEQAPDQIVTFGIRPTYPAESFGYIERGDALDEPGTFAVARFREKPPLSVAKEYLAAGNFYWNSGIFIWKARTILEALDRHEPEMHGHLRTIAAAEGTAAFAAVFAREFAAIRGVSIDYAVMEKARNVAVIEAPFEWDDVGSWHAIARLRGADAQGNTICGKHLGLNTEGTIVRSTDDHLIVTLGLKDCIVVHTPDATLVANRRDEESIRQIVKLLEERGWREYL
- a CDS encoding alpha/beta fold hydrolase gives rise to the protein MNVSEAHDLCRKQHPPRGAASLTPCTSPLTPVLVVLAAFVVCRDAAAADPPDKASKPNVATPTLGGMQFWTDELLFRDWRIQRNVLTGNYRLLDEGDVRRAWGSFAVCRAKLDEIRLDDLKRDVTKRDRSLEPMRGKVVILLHGLGRTRSSTRHLAKFLSEQSDFTVLQFGYASTRADVAEHAKSLARVIENLGPVEEIDFVAHSLGNLVVRHYLGDEIERTEGHRADPRIKRIVMLAPPNNGAKLAQLLGDNKLFKSIAGPPGSELGRHWTELERHLAIPTCEFGIIAGGRGEEHGHNPLLQADDDLIVTVSETKLPGAQDFLVLPAFHTFIMDEPKVQEATLRFLLHGYFESETDRHPLARDEASRDIP
- the ruvX gene encoding Holliday junction resolvase RuvX produces the protein MTSRRSAADKSTPGRLAGIDYGTVRIGIAVTDPEQRLASPFENYTRRGEAADAAYFKRLAADERIARFVVGLPIHLDGRESQKSAEARKFGAWLEQTTGVPVVFFDERFTSAEAEHHLTAAKMTKKKRRARLDKLAAQILLAAYLESGERGRARPEGLDD
- a CDS encoding NAD-dependent epimerase/dehydratase family protein; this translates as MTKLILGCGYLGLRVARRWLEAGEVVHAVTRSPERAAEFARQGLKPIVADVAEPDMLAGRLPEAETVLYAIGYDSRAGRSREEVQLAGLESVLDALPPRTGRLVYISSTGVYGQMSGEWVNEDSPCLPTREAGRVALAAEELLARHPLGERTFALRLAGIYGPDRIPHRGDLMAGRPISAMLESYLNLIHVDDAAAAVLAAEAHGQPPRMFLVSDGHPVRRSDWFAELARLFAAPPPRFEPPSPEALAASRSGTDKRISNARIASELHFSPRYPSYREGLASIVRELDTIDDS
- a CDS encoding MBL fold metallo-hydrolase, with translation MLARKPVFPHVIEINHQAGQRLGCNVYLIFDANEWVLVDVGFQDTADEILELIRQLDFPFSNCKAIIATHADVDHIQGLAHFKQALKTTVSGHRLSAEALAKGDLIKTFAEIDAQNIHMEMPPVQFEQLIDEGDAVAVGGQRLEVWHTPGHTDSQLSFRLGNLLFSGDNIYRDGCVGAIDAHHGSDIPSFIRSLKRIRASDIEWLLPSHGPIFRKDNALLDKAITRLETYLHMADFGTCAIDWPLLEQWDKELAGGQMPE